A stretch of DNA from Pseudomonas sp. HN11:
GCTTGAGTCGTGCGCCGAGCACTGCGTCCGTCGTTGCACTGTGTTGGCCTCTCAGGCCCAGTTCGGAGGACATGGTCGGCAGCGGGCAACCTTGGTCCGGAGACGTCAGATGCCATTCCGAGAGGTAACTATCAATGAACGCTTCCAGCGGCCGCTCCTGGCTGAACAGCATATCGCAGTGGGCATCCAACTCTGCAGCCGCGACCTGCAAGGCCTTTTCCACCAGCTCATCCTTGGACTTGAAGTGCGCATAGAACCCACCATGGGTCAGGCTCAGGGCTTTCATCAGCGGCTGCAAGCCGGTTGCACCGATACCGTCGCGGCGAAAGCGCACGGAAGCTTCCTTGATGATGCGTTGGTGGGTCTGGGTTTTGTGGTCGGGTGAATAACGCATGGCACGGCCTCGGTGACAGGTTGGCATTCTAACCAACTTGAATCCTTTTACATGCATGTACATTGGCATGAAAAGTGATTACCCATACCTGAAAGATTGTTCAACAATCGTGAAGGTAGCCATGACACTGCGCTTGTCTTTAGCCGATCAAATTGCCCTGGAGCTTCGCGCCGACATCATTGGCGGGCGGCTGCTACCAGGAATGCCGCTGGTAGAAGTAGAACTGGTGAAAGCCTACAGCGCGTCGCGCAATACGATCCGCGAAGCGTTGCACCGTTTAGGGCAAGAAGGGCTGACGCGTTATGTGCGCAATAAGGGGGTCATGGTCCGGCGGTTGGCGCGCGAGGAAGTGCGAGATTTGTTTGTAGTCCGTCGCACCCTGGAGTTGCAGGCCATTGCCCAGTGCGCTGCACTCACCCTTGAGCAATCCGAGCGCATGCAGAATGCAATCGAGGCAACCACCCTGGCGCGTGAGCGTGAAGACTGGCGAGCAGTTGCTACCCATAGCCTGGTGTTTCACCAGCAGATTGTCGGGTTAATGTGCAGCCCCCTGTTCGATGAGTTTTTTGCCCAGGTCATCGCCCAGTTGCGTTTGGTATTTTACGCCGCGCCCGATGAGCAACGCTTCCAGTCTCCATGGTTGGAGCGTGATCGTGAGATTTACACGTTATTGGTCCAGCAGGATAAACCGGCGGCAGGGGAGGCGATGAGCTTGTACCTGGATGATTCGGAGCGCCTGTCGTTGGCCTTGTTTAATCACCCCTGATCGAGGATCTGCACCATGTACAAAGACTATCCGGCCGCTTATCAGGTCAGTAAAGGCTCGGCGTTGCAGGTCGACACGGCGTTCTATGAGCGTATTCGTGATCGGGCTGACCAGCGCACGTTGGTTGAGCAGTTCGAGGTGCCGATCCGCACGGGCCGGGCATGGAAGGTGCCGGCCGGGCATGTGTTCCGGGTGACCACGCCGGTCGGCCCGCAGGTAGGCGACTTCAACGTGTGGAACGCCAACGACCCGCGCGAGCGCTTATGGGCGGCGCGCACTCGCCAATTGCAGGGCGCCCATGTCAGCACCCATGACCGTCTGTGGTCGAACCTGCCATTTTTGAGACCTTTGGTGACAATCACAGACGACAGCCTGGCCAGTTACGGCATCGATGAGCACGGTGGGCGCCTGCATGATTTGCTCGGTACGCGTTGCGATCCGTATGTGAATCGGATGCTCACGGGTGAAGACTTCCACCACCATTGCCACTCGAACCTGACTCGCGCGGTTTTACCCCACGGTCTGACGGAATTCGATGTGCACGACGTGCTGAATATTTTCCAGTGCACGGGCCTGAATCATGACGACATGTATTTCATGAAAGCCTGTCCGGCGCAGAAGGGCGACTACCTGGAATTCTTTGCCGAGATTGATTTGTTGTGTGCGTTGTCGACGTGCCCTGGTGGGGATTTGTCGTTGCCGATGTGGGGGCCCGAGGCACAGGATCCGCTGACGGTATGCCGTCCGCTGGGGGTTGAGATCTACAAGTTGGAGGATGAGCTGCTGAATGGCTGGAGCCAGCCGGAGCGTGCTGCCTATAAGGGACAGCACGGGTTGCATATTGCCAAGGCGGCTTGGGAGTAACCCAAGGCTCAGCGATCCTGAGCGTCCTTGGCATCCGCCTGGGCGTTGCGCTCGGCCACACGCTTGCGTTGTTCGTCGGTGAGTTCCACTTTGTTGGCACTGTCACGCAGCATCATCAACCCACCGACGATCGACCCGATCGCAACTACCATAATCAACCACGCGTACCACGGCATAAGGCTCTCCTTGAGGCAGATTGCCGTGGGAGAACTTTCCCACGGCAATAACTGCTTTGAGTAACGGGCTTTCTTACTAGTTCAGTGTAGGCCCATTCCGCCCCTTAGTAGATCAGAGCCCGGTCAACATCGCATCCGGCGGTGCGTCGGCACGGTCCTGCGCGGTCATTTGGAAGTAAGCGAAACCCGCCCCCATGAAGCCCAGGAAGATCAGCCCGATCAGCGCGTTGAACCAGGCCATGGCCACCAGGCACGCCACCGCCAGTACCAGCGCAATGCCCGGCACGATGGGATAACCGGGGGCGCGAAAGGTACGCTCCAGCAGCGGTTCGGTCTTACGTAGTTTAAACAGGCTGAGCATGCTCATGATGTACATCACAATCGCGCCGAATACGGCCATGGTGATCATCGCGGCGGTCAGTGTCATGCCGCCCAGATTGATCAGACCGTCGCTGTAGATGGCGGCAATACCTACCACACCGCCGGCGATGATTGCCCGGTGCGGTGTCTGAAAACGCGACAGTTTGGCGAGGAAAGACGGCAGGTAACCTGCGCGGGCCAAGGCAAAGAACTGGCGCGAGTAGCCCAGGATGATGCCGTGGAAGCTGGCCACCAGGCCAAACAGGCCGATCCACACCAGCATGTGCAGCCAGCCGGAGCTGTCACCCACCACGGCTTTCATGGCTTGTGGCAAGGGATCGTTGATGTTGGACAGGGTACGCCAGTCGCCCACGCCGCCAGCAAAGAACATCACGCCCATCGCCAGGATCACCAGGGTCAGGATGCCGCTGATGTAGGCCTTTGGAATGGTGCGCTTCGGATCTTTCGCTTCTTCGGCGGCCATGGCTGCGCCTTCGATGGCGAGGAAAAACCAGATGGCGAAAGGAATCGCGGCAAACATGCCTGCAATCGCGGGTGCATCAAAGGTGTCTGAGCCGGCCCAGCCGTTCAGGGCGAAGTTGCTGAAGCTGAACGCGGGTGCGACGACGCCCATGAACACCAGCAGCTCGGCGACGGCGAGCACGCACACGACCAATTCGAAGGTCGCGGCGAGTTTCACGCCGAGAATGTTCAGGCCCATGAACACGATGTACGCGCCGACGGCGGCGTGCTTCGGGTCCAGCGCTGGAAACTGCACATTCAGATAGGCGCCGATGGCCAAGGCGATTGCAGGCGGAGCGAAGACGAATTCGATCAAGGTCGCGAGACCGGCGATCAAGCCACCTTTCTCACCAAAGGCGCGACGGCTGTAGGCAAACGGCCCGCCCGCGTGAGGAATGGCGGTAGTCAGCTCAGTGAAACTGAAGATGAAGCAGGTGTACATCGCGGCGACCATCAGTGAGGTCACCAGAAAGCCCAGCGTCCCGGCGACGCCCCAGCCATAACTCCAGCCGAAGTATTCGCCGGAAATGACCAGGCCGACAGCGATACCCCATAAGTGCAGGGTGCCCAAGGTGGGTTTGAGTTGTGTGTTCATGGTGTTGCTCTCCCTGAACCGGTTGGAATGATTCAAGGTGTTGCAGCGGATATGCCAGGATGGGAATCATTGTCGTAAAGCTGCGCAACTGTCGCCACGGGAACGGTTTGGCGTTGAAATCCGCATCTCCCTGCACCAGATCAGGGCGGGTCCTACCACAAGCGCGCATACATCCCTCTGTAAACCCCGCATAAACCCACTCTTTACGCCGTCTTTACGCCCTGCCTGTCCCCTCGCTCTCGTTCCTTTACACCACTCCTGCCGACAATTGGCCCACACGCGGCACTCGCCGCTAAACGGAGAGACTTCCATGAGCGTTCTGGACGGGGTGTCACTGCTATTGGCCGTGGCGCTGTTCATTTATCTGCTGGTTGCGCTGCTACGCGCGGATCGGAACTAGGAGCGGGCCATGCACAGTTATGACTATTGGCTGATCATTGCCTTCTTTGCGGTGGTGCTGGTGCCGGCCCCGTTCCTGGGGCGGTTCTATTACAAGGTGATGGAAGGGCAGCGCACCTGGCTCACGCCGGTGTTCGGCCCGGTGGAGCGCGCCTGTTATCGCTTGTCGGGCGTAGACGAGCATCAAGAACAAAGCTGGCAGAAGTACATGTTGGCCTTGCTTGCCTTCAACCTTGCAGGCTTTGTGCTGTTGTTCGCGATCCTGCTGTTCCAGGACTACCTCCCCCTGAACCCGCAGAAATTGCCGGGTCAGGAATGGACCCTGGCCTTCAACACAGCGGTCAGTTTCATGACCAACACCAACTGGCAGTCCTACAGCGGTGAGGCGTCCCTGAGTTACCTCAGCCAGATGGCGGGCCTGACCGTGCAGAATTTCGTCAGCGCGGCGACCGGTCTGGCAGTGCTGGTCGCTTTGTGCCGTGGGATTGGTCGCAAATCCACCAAGACGTTGGGCAACTTCTGGGTCGATATGACCCGCGCCACCCTCTACGGCTTGCTGCCGTTGTGCCTGGTGCTGGCGTTGTTCCTGGTGTGGCAGGGCGTACCGCAGACCTTCGCCCATTACGTGGATGCCGTGACGATGCAAGGTGTGGATCAAGTGATCCCCCTGGGCCCGGCGGCCAGCCAGATTGCGATCAAGCAATTGGGCACCAACGGCGGTGGCTTTTTTGGTGTCAACTCGGCGCATCCGTTCGAGGACCCAACGGCCTGGGCAAACCTGTTTGAAGTGGCGGCGATCATCCTGATCCCGGTGGCGCTGGTTTTTACCTTCGGTCACTACGTGAAGGACCTGCGCCAAAGTCGCGCGATCCTCGGCTGCATGCTGGCGCTGTTCCTGATTGGCGGCGCGACCTCGCTGTGGGCTGAATACCAGCCCAACCCGACGTTGAACAATCCGGCTGTGGAGCAAACCGCACCGCTGGAAGGCAAGGAGGCACGCTTCGGTACCACCGGTACGGTGCTGTGGTCGGTGACCACAACGGCGGCGTCCAACGGTTCGGTCAACGGCATGCAGGACAGCCTCAGCCCGCTCAGCGGCATGGTCGCGCTGGTCAACATGATGGTCGGCGAAGTGATCTTTGGCGGCGTCGGCGCCGGTATGTACGGCATGTTACTCAACGTGTTGATCGCGGTGTTCCTCGCCGGCCTGATGATCGGCCGCACTCCGGAGTACCTGGGTAAAAAGCTGCAGGCCAAGGAAGTGCAATTGCTGGTGGTGACCTTGCTGGTAATGCCGGTGGGTGTGTTGGTACTGGGTGCCATCGCCGCGAGCCTGCCTGGTCCGGCCGGTGCCATCAGTAACCCTGGCCCTCACGGTTTCAGCCAATTGCTTTATGCCTACACCTCGGCCAGTGCCAACAACGGCTCGGCGTTCGGCGGCTTCAGCGCCAACACCCCGTTCCATAACTTGATGCTGGGCCTGGGCATGTTGATCGGCCGCTTCGGCTACATCCTCCCGGTATTGGCCCTGGCTGGCAGCCTGGCGATGAAGAAGACCGCGCCGATCGGCCAGAACAGCTTCCCGACCCATGGCCCGCTGTTCGTGACCCTGTTGACCGTGACCATTTTGCTGGTAGGCGGCCTGACCTTCCTGCCGACGCTGGCGTTAGGTCCCATCGCTGAACATATGAGCATGGGCTTCTAATTAAGGGATATGAAAATGAATATGCCTGCAAAAAATGCAGCTCCGGCCAAAATCCAGGAGCCCGCCAAAACCGCCATCTCCGCCCTGTGGCGTCCGGCGCTGGTCCAGGCGTTCGTCAAGCTGGATCCACGTCAACTGCAACGCTCGCCGGTGATGCTGGTGGTCGAGTTGACCGCCATCCTCACCACCGTGCTGTGCTTCGTGCCTGACACCGCTGTGCCCACCTATGTCGCGGTGCAAATCGCGGTGTGGCTGTGGTTCACCGTGCTGTTTGCCAACTTCGCCGAAGCCTTGGCCGAAGGGCGTGGCAAGGCGCGTGCCGAC
This window harbors:
- a CDS encoding TetR/AcrR family transcriptional regulator, whose amino-acid sequence is MRYSPDHKTQTHQRIIKEASVRFRRDGIGATGLQPLMKALSLTHGGFYAHFKSKDELVEKALQVAAAELDAHCDMLFSQERPLEAFIDSYLSEWHLTSPDQGCPLPTMSSELGLRGQHSATTDAVLGARLKQIETALSNGRGDAQSLVMMSTLVGALVLARSVADPALAGRIMDVVRESLKTQVSEDEKAGQ
- a CDS encoding GntR family transcriptional regulator encodes the protein MTLRLSLADQIALELRADIIGGRLLPGMPLVEVELVKAYSASRNTIREALHRLGQEGLTRYVRNKGVMVRRLAREEVRDLFVVRRTLELQAIAQCAALTLEQSERMQNAIEATTLAREREDWRAVATHSLVFHQQIVGLMCSPLFDEFFAQVIAQLRLVFYAAPDEQRFQSPWLERDREIYTLLVQQDKPAAGEAMSLYLDDSERLSLALFNHP
- a CDS encoding urea carboxylase-associated family protein — encoded protein: MYKDYPAAYQVSKGSALQVDTAFYERIRDRADQRTLVEQFEVPIRTGRAWKVPAGHVFRVTTPVGPQVGDFNVWNANDPRERLWAARTRQLQGAHVSTHDRLWSNLPFLRPLVTITDDSLASYGIDEHGGRLHDLLGTRCDPYVNRMLTGEDFHHHCHSNLTRAVLPHGLTEFDVHDVLNIFQCTGLNHDDMYFMKACPAQKGDYLEFFAEIDLLCALSTCPGGDLSLPMWGPEAQDPLTVCRPLGVEIYKLEDELLNGWSQPERAAYKGQHGLHIAKAAWE
- a CDS encoding DUF2897 family protein is translated as MPWYAWLIMVVAIGSIVGGLMMLRDSANKVELTDEQRKRVAERNAQADAKDAQDR
- the eat gene encoding ethanolamine permease — translated: MNTQLKPTLGTLHLWGIAVGLVISGEYFGWSYGWGVAGTLGFLVTSLMVAAMYTCFIFSFTELTTAIPHAGGPFAYSRRAFGEKGGLIAGLATLIEFVFAPPAIALAIGAYLNVQFPALDPKHAAVGAYIVFMGLNILGVKLAATFELVVCVLAVAELLVFMGVVAPAFSFSNFALNGWAGSDTFDAPAIAGMFAAIPFAIWFFLAIEGAAMAAEEAKDPKRTIPKAYISGILTLVILAMGVMFFAGGVGDWRTLSNINDPLPQAMKAVVGDSSGWLHMLVWIGLFGLVASFHGIILGYSRQFFALARAGYLPSFLAKLSRFQTPHRAIIAGGVVGIAAIYSDGLINLGGMTLTAAMITMAVFGAIVMYIMSMLSLFKLRKTEPLLERTFRAPGYPIVPGIALVLAVACLVAMAWFNALIGLIFLGFMGAGFAYFQMTAQDRADAPPDAMLTGL
- the kdpF gene encoding K(+)-transporting ATPase subunit F, with product MSVLDGVSLLLAVALFIYLLVALLRADRN
- the kdpA gene encoding potassium-transporting ATPase subunit KdpA, yielding MHSYDYWLIIAFFAVVLVPAPFLGRFYYKVMEGQRTWLTPVFGPVERACYRLSGVDEHQEQSWQKYMLALLAFNLAGFVLLFAILLFQDYLPLNPQKLPGQEWTLAFNTAVSFMTNTNWQSYSGEASLSYLSQMAGLTVQNFVSAATGLAVLVALCRGIGRKSTKTLGNFWVDMTRATLYGLLPLCLVLALFLVWQGVPQTFAHYVDAVTMQGVDQVIPLGPAASQIAIKQLGTNGGGFFGVNSAHPFEDPTAWANLFEVAAIILIPVALVFTFGHYVKDLRQSRAILGCMLALFLIGGATSLWAEYQPNPTLNNPAVEQTAPLEGKEARFGTTGTVLWSVTTTAASNGSVNGMQDSLSPLSGMVALVNMMVGEVIFGGVGAGMYGMLLNVLIAVFLAGLMIGRTPEYLGKKLQAKEVQLLVVTLLVMPVGVLVLGAIAASLPGPAGAISNPGPHGFSQLLYAYTSASANNGSAFGGFSANTPFHNLMLGLGMLIGRFGYILPVLALAGSLAMKKTAPIGQNSFPTHGPLFVTLLTVTILLVGGLTFLPTLALGPIAEHMSMGF